GATCCTTAAACGAATCATTGTCCCACCGTGTGTACTCCCCTTGGAAGTCAAGTTGTTCCCATGACATGTGAGAAGAGCCCTGGAAATCTTGATCGCCCGTATGTAGTGTTTTGCCCCAGTCCTTGTCTAGTACAGAGAGATCGGATATATCGATCTTCCCATTGAAATCGGCGTCAACATCTCGGGCAACCGATTCATCAAGGGTTCCATTGTTATCGAAATCACCTTCTCCACCCTGAGTAACATCAACCTGACGTGCCGCACCTGCATTTAGATATGCAAGGTCTTTCATGGAGACACGTCCGTCGTAATTCAAGTCACCTTGGAAAGTAATGAGGTTGGACGACCCTTTGCCTTTGTTGTTAAACACTTCTTGTGTTCCATCGGCTCGTATCGATACAATACCTTCTGACAAATTAACAACATTTCCAGCTTCTCCAGTGATTTCAATATTTCCAGTGAATCTTGTTTCTTCTCTGGCGTCTTCTTCAAAGTGTCCATCGACGAATGAACCACTTGCAAGACTGGTTTTGGAAAATGAGCCGCTTGTTAGTTCTGCATTTTCGTTCAGCATACCTGAATAGGCTAGGTTGTTAGCCTCAATGTTGCCAACGTTCAACCAGGTTGCACTGGTAGTGAGGGTGTCTCCCTTTCTCACCAAATTTGTGTAGGAGGCATCTGAACCAATAACTCTATTGGTACCCAAAACTAGGCCGTCACCCTGTTGTTCGAGGTTGATCTTTGCTTCATAAAGAGTCACCTCTTGTCCCCATACCGCTATGTCACCACCTAACTGGTCTAGGGAAAGAATTTCACGATTAATCAATCCATCTTCATCAATGAATTCATAGGAGAGGTTTGTTTCATGCTGATCCACGGAGATATCGAAGGTCAGAGGATTAATCGTCAAGCTGCCATCAGAATTCTTGTCAAGAAGCTCGATGTGATCTTCTGAGAAATCAAGGGAGATTGAAGCTAAAGCTTCTTTGTCGTAGATGCCTGTACCATTTGAAAGGTCAGATAGGCTTGCTGCAGCAATCCTGATTGACCCATTTTCATTGTCAATGTGCACTGCATTGGCAATTGGTAGGGCTCCACCAATCTTGATGTCAGAGGCATGTATGCTTCCGAATAGGTTGGGGTCAAACTGAATGGTTATATCGGTGGATTCAATGTTCCAGCCAGATTCAAGTGATACAGCATCTATGTCAAGAACAAATCTTGAATTATTGTCTACTGAGTCGCCCAAGACGGCAAGCTGATTTAGTGGATTTACTCCATCAACAGCTTCATCGTCAAGATAATCTGATTGTCTGTATAGGTTGTAGGTGAGTTCTATAGCTTCATCGCAATCATCCAAATAAGTCTCTATTTCAAATTTAGTAAAATCGTCAGATATTCCGGCCTGCAAATTAACTAAATTTAAATCAGCAAATTGTTCCCAATTGAGCTGAATATTTGAATCCGAGAATAAGGAGGATGGGCTGTCGTAATCCGATCCCCAGCCCCAGCCATTGACTTGGTTTACGGTATATGAATCGTTGGCAATGTCATAATCGATGTTTACAGAAAGATTGCCTTGGCGGTCGCCTATTTCCCCGTAAATGTATAGTGAGTTTAAATGTGATTTGACTTGGCTGTAATCAGGGAGTTCGTGATGTACATTGCCAACAGCGTAATTTTGATCTGAATCTTGGCTGACAACTGAACCTAGTGTTAATCCCCCTATGCTACTGATATTTAATAAGGGATCGGCATTATAAAGGTTATAATGAGCCTCAAAGTTTCCAGAGGTTAAGTTTCCGTTATTGACACTTATGAATTCAGTCTCATTCGTAAATGTTCCAAAATCTATTGTGGTTAGAATCGGTGCTGTAGTGAATTCAAGGCTTGTATCTTCGAGCGGGTCTTGATGGGTCTTAACTGTGTAATCAGTTAAATCAAGTGTAATAGATTGAATGCTATCGACTAAGTTCCCATGAAATTGATTTACATATGCACTTGGTGAATGGTTTCCAGTTAATCTGAATCCTGCGTTGATATTTTCGTAAAAGTATGTTATAGAAGAGGGCAGATTTCCGTCAGATTCAACTGGAATATAAAAGTTATCAGGTGAGAGTCCCAGTTCTACCTCTGTGTTTCCCTCAAAAGTAGTCTCAACAAGGTCTTCTACTGCCTGCCTCTCAAGCTGACCACCTGAATAGGTCGGGATAGAACCATCAGTATCGTGATCAGCCTCTCTTAGAGATAAAAAAGCGCCACCGTGTTCCTCGCCTGCCCTGAAGCGCGCATCAGCCCAAACTTCATCTAACCTTGTTAAACGATCGCTAGCATCATTTGCAATCTCTAAATTAAATCTTTGTTCTTCATTGAGTTTCTGAAAGTCAATATTGCCGTCGGAATCTGCGTAATCAGCTAATTTGATGGTGATATTTGTTCCGTTTCCGCTCTCAGTTGAGAGGGATCTCAGGTCATCGTTTTCAAGAGTCGCGGGATTGGTTAATGCGTAACGGATATCCTCAACTATTTCGCTTTTAATTTCAATCGCTAAGGGGGAATTTTCGGACAGGGTTTGATAATCGTTAGGTTCTGGGTTTTCTGATGTGCCGTTGCTACGGCTGTTATCGGTCCAGAAAATACCATGGTTAATTATATTGTCAGGCCGCACGAAAAGGACAACAGAATCGCCTGGATTGGTTCTGTTACTAATCTGTTGTACTATATCCCTTTGAGTCCCTACATAGTCGAAATCTGTCGAATATTCGACATCAATTGTGTCAGCGCTATTTGTTATGCTTTTCTCGATGGGGCCGCCGGAAAAGTTCCACACTCGTGAGTCGGCATGACCGCCGATACTTTTCTCAAAAAGGTATTCACCGTTTTGTCTAAAGGCAACTAGAGTTGAATTAACTGAGGAATACCTAAGGTAATCATTGGAATATATTGATGTATCAATCTCTAGATTATCGAGGATGTCTAATAATGAATCACCGTCTTCTGGGCGAAGAACGTCTCCGTTGAGTCCGTCCCCATTGCCCCATAAAGTCCCTGCACTGTTGAAATTAACTTCATCAGCGTTTTGCGAAATAATTCCTCCGCTCTGATAGGGAATATCACCCCCGGCGCTAAAGCTAATCGTGTCAATGCCGGAGTTATTGGCAGCGCTGTCCATGCCGGGGCCTAATTTTGACCTTTATACCATCACGGCTTCAGGAGTTGGGAATTTAATCCTCTCTTTATGCGATATCCGCAAAAAATACAAAAGGTCTCTTAGGGGCTGGACGTGGTGCCGACTTGGTTGTTTGTACGCCACATATTGTGTGGCTTCCTCATTAAGAGGCTGTTTTAGTAATCCACCCCACGCTTCAGGTCGACGCCCTGTTCGGCGTAGTGCTTGTGGCACACCATCTCTGAATGGATGCTGGCCAAATCGAAGTAGGCGGGCGGGTTTTTGCACCGCCCCGTAATGATCACCTCGGTTTCCGCAGGTTTGCGCAGCAGGGTCTGCAGGATCGGTTCAACGGGCAGCAGCTCCAGGTCGACTGTGGGGTTCAACTCATCGAGGATCACGGTTTTGTAGAGGCCGCTGGAGATGGCAGCCCGTGCGATCTCCCAGGCCCGTTCGGCCTCCACGTAATCAATCGGCTCCTGCTGGCCACGCCAAACGATGGCATCGCGGCCGGAGCGGAGGTGGTCCACCAGGTGGGGATAGCTCTCGCGCAGAGCGGCGATCGCCGCATCTTCGGTGTAGCCGCTGCCGCCTTTGAGCCACTGCAGGATCAAGACCCGATGGCTCTTGTCCTGGCTGATGCCCCGGCCGATCGCCTGCAGCCCTTTCCCTAGTGCACTGGTTGATTTGCCTTTGCCTTCCCCGGTGTAGATCTCGATGCCGCTGCTCACATTGAGAGGCACCACCCGGTTGTCGTTCATGCCCGGACGGCGATGGGCTCGCATCTCGGAGTGGAGGTCGGCTACACGCACCAACGGGGCTGGCGCGGCCCGGCCGGTGACGATGATCTCCATCCCCTCTGGCCGGTTGCTGAGGGTGCGGACCACATCCTCTAGATCCAGCAGGCCGAGGTCCAGTACAGGATTCAATTCGTCCAGAACTACCACTGAATAAAGGGCGCTAGCGATTGCCCCCTTGGCAATCACCCAGCCCCGCTGGGCTTCGTCCCGGTCGAATCGGGTGGCTTCGTCGGCGGTGAAGTGATCGGCCCGTCCGGTGCGCAGGTGGTCGATCAGATGGGGGAATCCCTGCTGCAGGGCTTCTATGGCCGCATCTTCGTCGTAGGCCCGTCCTGGGCCTTTGAGGAACCGCAGCAGCAGCACCCGGGTCTGCCTTTGCTCGCAGATGCCGAGTCCAATGGTGCGCAGCACAACGCCGAGAGCCGCCTGGCTTTTGCCCTTGCCCTCGCCGTCATAAATGTGCAGCTGTCCGTGGCTGCGCTCGCGGCTGTCCGCTGCGGTGACAATGCCGATGCTTCGAGGCATAGGGACAGCTCTTACCGTTGGAGCCTACCTAGCTCAACTGGTTTTCCCCGCTGATGTTTCGGTTGCAGGAGCCTTTGGCGGATCGAGAGCAGCAGCAGCTGGCGGACCTGCGGCACTGGATGGCTTCGCAGTCTTCCCTGTGTGTGGCCTATTCCGGTGGTGTCGATAGCACCCTGGTGGCGGCGATGGCCTACGAGGCCAAGGGCGATACCGCTCTGGCAGTAACAGGGGTCTCTCCGGCCCTGGCGCCGCATCTGTTGCGGGAAGCCCGTGATCAGGCCTCCTGGATCGGCATTCCGCATCGGGAGTGTGCAACGGCCGAGTTGAACGACCCCGACTACAGCAGCAACCCCGTGGATCGCTGCTTTGCCTGCAAGCGTGAGCTGCATCACCACCTTCAGCCAATCGCCGCGGCGGCGGGTGATGCCTTGGTGATTGATGGGGTCAACCTCGATGACCTCGGCGATCACCGGCCCGGTATTGACGCGGCCCGACAGGCAGGGGTTCGCTCCCCCCTGGCTGAACTGTTGATCGACAAAGCAGCGATCCGGGCTTTGTCTCGGGCCCTTGGTTTTCCCTGGTGGGACAAGCCGGCGCAGCCCTGCTTGGCCTCTCGCTTCCCTTATGGCGAAAGCATCAGCGCTGAGCGGTTGAAGCGGGTAGGCCAGGCGGAAGCTTGGTTGATTGCTAGGGGGTTCAGCACCGTCCGTGTGCGATCCCATGGTCTCGCCGCACGGATTGAGGTGCCAAGCGAGCAGATTCGCGCTGTGCTCGCGCTCGCGGAGAGTGAACCTCTGGTCGAGGCTTTTCGTTCCCTTGGTTTCACCTCCGTCAACCTGGATCTTGAAGGTCTGGTCAGCGGCAAGTTGAACCGCCGCTGATTTTGCCTGGGCCGGTTCAGCTGGGGAGCTGGCTTGGCGTTTCCACAGGTTCTCTCACTCCAGTGGCAATGGCCGTAGGGGTTTCTCGCAGAAAGCTTTTCAGCGCGTGCCGTTTGGCTTGAAGCTCACTGCAGAGAATGGCGCAGGCTTGCTCCGGCATGGTGTGGTCACCACAAGTGAACACATCAACAGCGGCGTAGCCGGATTCCGGCCAGGTGTGGATGGAAATGTGGGATTCCGCCAGCAGGGCCAGCCCCGTGACGCCCTGGGGTTGAAATTGATGGGTGATCAGGTTCAGCAGCGTCGCACCAGCGCCTTTGGCTGCTGAGGTGATCGTTGTGCGGATGAATGCTTCGTCATCGAGCCGGCTCGGGTCGCAGTCGTAGAGCTCGAGAATGCAGTGTTTGCCGACCATGTCGGTGGCATGAATCTCAGGTGCCCCCCATCCCGGGTTGGGATGCAGTTCAGAGAGGGTCTGCTCCATCAGGCGATGAGAGAAAAATAGGTTCGCCACCCTATCCGATCTTCAGGTCGGGTCTCAGCTCTCTTGCTCCGAGAATCTGGGCCTGCTGCTGCCACCCGCCGCCAAAGCCTTCAAGGTGCGTGGCGCTCACCAGGCATTGATGCGATTCGCCCACAGCTTCGAGCAGGAGCTGCTGGCGGGTGGGATCCAGTTCGGCAAGCACGTCATCGAGAAGCAGCAGGGGAGGCTCCCCACACAGCTGGGTCACCAGCTCCAGTTCGGCGAGCTTCAGGCCCAGCACCAGCGACCGCTGCTGGCCGGCTGAACCAAACCGTCGCGCCGGGCTGCCTCCCAGCAACAGGGCGATCTCATCCCTGTGGGGGCCCACACGGCAGCTGCCAAGACGTTCCTCCTCCTCCCGCTGCTGGCGCAGTTGCTCCTCGATGGCCAGTCGCCAGGGTTCTTCGGCATCCTCCCCATCGAGCCGGCTGCCGGGTTTGTAGTGCAGTTCCAAGACTTCAGTTCCCCCGCTGAGGTGGGTCTGCCAGCGCTGGGCGATCGGTTCCAGCCGATGCAGGGCCCGTTGCCGTCGCCTGTGAATCCTGGTGCTCACCAGCGCCATCTGAACGTCAAACGCGTCGAGAAGTGCATGGCGTTCGGCACTGGAGATCTGCCTTTGGCGCCAGAGCTGGCTGCGCTGTCGCAACAACCGGTTCAGCCGTGCCATCAGATCGGCATACACCGGTTCAAGCTGCAGCACCACCCGGTCCAGCCACTGGCGGCGTAGGGCGGGTTCGCCCCGCACCAGATCAAGATCGAGGGCGCTGAAGCCGATGCAGCGCAGTGGTCCAATCAGGTCGAGCTGGCGATCCAGCAGCTTTCCGTTTCGTCTGGCCTGACGGCCTCCCTGGCGCCGCAGTTCCAGTTCCAGGCGATCCCCATCTCCCACGTCGGCCCGGATCAGGGCCTGGGGTGTGTCCCACTGAATCAGGTCCCGATCATTGCTGCAGCGATGGGAGCGCAGGCTGCCAAGCAGCTCAACCGCCTCGAGCAGGTTGGACTTGCCAATGCCATTGGGTCCGATCACCAGCAGACGTGGCTGCGTCAGTTCCAGCTGCAGAACGGTGTGGTTCCGGAAGCCCTGCAGTTGGAGCCTGTGGAGCCGGATGGGTGCTGGGGCGACCAGTGAGTAAGGTACTTGTATCGGGACGGTTGCCGCTCGATATCACTGCGGCTTAACGCCGATCAGTGGGCATGTAGCTCAGTTGGATAGAGCATCAGATTCCGGTTCTGAGGGTCGGGGGTTCGAGTCCCTCCATGCTCGTGTTTGATCCTTACGTCTCAGCTCAGG
The Synechococcus sp. MU1617 genome window above contains:
- the speD gene encoding adenosylmethionine decarboxylase, whose protein sequence is MEQTLSELHPNPGWGAPEIHATDMVGKHCILELYDCDPSRLDDEAFIRTTITSAAKGAGATLLNLITHQFQPQGVTGLALLAESHISIHTWPESGYAAVDVFTCGDHTMPEQACAILCSELQAKRHALKSFLRETPTAIATGVREPVETPSQLPS
- a CDS encoding cob(I)yrinic acid a,c-diamide adenosyltransferase, which produces MPRSIGIVTAADSRERSHGQLHIYDGEGKGKSQAALGVVLRTIGLGICEQRQTRVLLLRFLKGPGRAYDEDAAIEALQQGFPHLIDHLRTGRADHFTADEATRFDRDEAQRGWVIAKGAIASALYSVVVLDELNPVLDLGLLDLEDVVRTLSNRPEGMEIIVTGRAAPAPLVRVADLHSEMRAHRRPGMNDNRVVPLNVSSGIEIYTGEGKGKSTSALGKGLQAIGRGISQDKSHRVLILQWLKGGSGYTEDAAIAALRESYPHLVDHLRSGRDAIVWRGQQEPIDYVEAERAWEIARAAISSGLYKTVILDELNPTVDLELLPVEPILQTLLRKPAETEVIITGRCKNPPAYFDLASIHSEMVCHKHYAEQGVDLKRGVDY
- the recF gene encoding DNA replication/repair protein RecF, whose translation is MRLHRLQLQGFRNHTVLQLELTQPRLLVIGPNGIGKSNLLEAVELLGSLRSHRCSNDRDLIQWDTPQALIRADVGDGDRLELELRRQGGRQARRNGKLLDRQLDLIGPLRCIGFSALDLDLVRGEPALRRQWLDRVVLQLEPVYADLMARLNRLLRQRSQLWRQRQISSAERHALLDAFDVQMALVSTRIHRRRQRALHRLEPIAQRWQTHLSGGTEVLELHYKPGSRLDGEDAEEPWRLAIEEQLRQQREEEERLGSCRVGPHRDEIALLLGGSPARRFGSAGQQRSLVLGLKLAELELVTQLCGEPPLLLLDDVLAELDPTRQQLLLEAVGESHQCLVSATHLEGFGGGWQQQAQILGARELRPDLKIG
- the larE gene encoding ATP-dependent sacrificial sulfur transferase LarE, whose product is MFRLQEPLADREQQQLADLRHWMASQSSLCVAYSGGVDSTLVAAMAYEAKGDTALAVTGVSPALAPHLLREARDQASWIGIPHRECATAELNDPDYSSNPVDRCFACKRELHHHLQPIAAAAGDALVIDGVNLDDLGDHRPGIDAARQAGVRSPLAELLIDKAAIRALSRALGFPWWDKPAQPCLASRFPYGESISAERLKRVGQAEAWLIARGFSTVRVRSHGLAARIEVPSEQIRAVLALAESEPLVEAFRSLGFTSVNLDLEGLVSGKLNRR